The Mycolicibacterium lutetiense genome window below encodes:
- a CDS encoding TetR/AcrR family transcriptional regulator: protein MARRSPVQSVHVLPTRQASEPPVTTAGEEPAWKQRAVERSIKTAKLRAAQRVQRFLDAAQAIIIEKGSTDFTVQEVVDRSRQSLRSFYLQFDGKHELLLALFEDALSRSADQIRAATSTQGEPIERLKIAIQLLFESSRPDPAAKRPLFTDFAPRLLVSHPSEVKVAHAPLLALLTELMEEASEAGQLRSGINPRRMAAMTMQTVMFVAQSSGGADDASIHPISADEVWDFVANGFAAS from the coding sequence ATGGCAAGGCGTTCTCCGGTACAGTCAGTTCATGTTCTCCCCACTCGACAAGCGTCGGAGCCGCCAGTGACTACCGCTGGCGAAGAACCCGCGTGGAAGCAACGAGCTGTCGAGCGGTCGATCAAAACGGCCAAGTTGCGTGCCGCCCAGCGGGTGCAACGGTTCCTTGATGCGGCCCAGGCGATCATCATCGAAAAGGGCAGCACCGACTTCACCGTCCAAGAGGTCGTGGACCGCTCCCGCCAGTCGCTGCGCAGCTTCTACCTGCAGTTCGACGGTAAACACGAACTCCTGCTCGCACTGTTCGAAGACGCGTTGAGCCGCTCGGCCGACCAAATCCGGGCGGCCACCTCGACACAGGGCGAACCGATCGAGCGACTGAAGATCGCAATTCAACTGCTCTTCGAATCGTCCCGGCCCGATCCCGCCGCCAAGCGCCCGCTGTTCACCGACTTCGCACCGCGTTTGCTGGTCTCGCACCCGTCTGAGGTCAAGGTCGCGCACGCGCCGCTGTTGGCCCTGCTCACCGAGCTCATGGAGGAAGCCTCCGAGGCCGGCCAGCTGCGCTCGGGAATCAACCCGCGGCGGATGGCGGCGATGACCATGCAGACCGTGATGTTCGTCGCGCAGTCCAGCGGCGGCGCCGACGACGCATCGATCCATCCGATCAGCGCCGACGAGGTCTGGGATTTTGTGGCCAACGGATTCGCCGCCAGCTAG
- a CDS encoding enoyl-CoA hydratase has protein sequence MYIDYDVADSIATITLNRPEAANAQNPELLDELDAAWTRAADDREVKVIVLRANGKHFSAGHDLRGGGPVPDKITLEFLIEHESRRYLEYTLRWRNVPKPSIAAVQGRCISGGLLLCWPCDLILAADDALFSDPVALMGIGGVEYHGHTWELGARKAKEILFTGRALTAEEAERTGMVNRVVPRDELDAQTAELAAQIAQMPAFALRQAKRAVNQTLDVQGFYAAIQSVFDIHQTGHGNALSVSGWPVLMDIDGMKQNIK, from the coding sequence GTGTATATCGACTACGACGTCGCCGATTCGATCGCCACCATCACGCTGAACCGGCCGGAAGCCGCCAACGCGCAGAATCCTGAACTACTCGACGAACTCGATGCCGCATGGACCAGGGCCGCCGACGACCGCGAGGTGAAGGTGATCGTGCTGCGCGCCAACGGCAAGCACTTCTCCGCGGGCCATGATCTACGGGGCGGTGGCCCGGTGCCCGACAAGATCACGCTCGAGTTTCTCATCGAGCATGAGTCGCGGCGCTACCTGGAGTACACGTTGCGCTGGCGCAATGTGCCCAAGCCGTCGATCGCAGCCGTGCAGGGACGCTGTATCTCCGGTGGTCTGCTGCTCTGCTGGCCGTGCGATCTGATCTTGGCGGCCGACGATGCGCTGTTCTCCGATCCGGTGGCCCTGATGGGCATCGGCGGGGTCGAGTACCACGGCCACACCTGGGAACTCGGTGCCCGCAAGGCCAAGGAGATCCTGTTCACCGGCCGGGCGTTGACCGCCGAGGAGGCCGAGCGCACCGGGATGGTCAACCGGGTGGTGCCGCGCGACGAACTCGACGCGCAGACTGCCGAGTTGGCTGCGCAGATCGCCCAGATGCCGGCGTTCGCTCTCCGCCAGGCCAAGCGGGCGGTAAATCAGACCCTCGACGTACAAGGGTTCTACGCGGCCATCCAATCGGTGTTCGATATCCACCAGACCGGGCACGGCAATGCCCTGAGCGTCAGCGGCTGGCCGGTGTTGATGGACATCGACGGAATGAAGCAGAACATCAAGTAG
- a CDS encoding adenylate/guanylate cyclase domain-containing protein: protein MGAIRLSISYAARQIYAQTTAAAAVTFVVLALSRNTVGDARQLLTQANLVALIALMVAAAIVDTVVGWVNVHPTFKWFAAGESPTPQQQRAAVRIAPRQTIIQFTTWAVSALVYTLLNLDVGGGVAYIMGGAILFGGIAAACMGFLVTQRMLRPIVAASLTASSATIGRMPGVLARLITIWTLFSGLPMLGIALIVLARSNGWFVQKTAPVEAAVLVVAVISLVFGLRSMVLVARSVSDPIGEVVLAMKAVERGWSGVSVKVYESSEIGRLQYGFNRMLAGLAERNRLRDLFGRYVGVDVARHALQQGGAVTGDVREAAVLYVDLVGSTALGASRPPQEVAQLLNGFFKIVVETVERHQGLINKFQGDAVLAVFGAPLQLDNPASSALATARALVPRLHELPDVEFGVGISCGSVFAGNLGAENRYEYTVIGDAVNEAARLADHAKDRESTVLCSGSALARADADEGQRWVVRGSTVLRGRSTATVFAEPATP from the coding sequence GTGGGGGCGATCCGGCTCAGCATCAGTTACGCGGCCCGACAGATCTACGCGCAGACCACCGCGGCGGCCGCGGTGACCTTCGTGGTGCTGGCGCTGAGCCGCAATACCGTCGGCGATGCGCGCCAGCTGCTCACCCAGGCGAATCTCGTTGCGCTGATCGCGCTGATGGTCGCGGCCGCGATTGTCGACACCGTCGTCGGTTGGGTCAACGTCCATCCGACGTTCAAATGGTTCGCCGCGGGGGAGAGTCCGACGCCGCAACAGCAGCGTGCTGCCGTGCGGATCGCACCACGGCAGACCATCATCCAGTTCACCACGTGGGCGGTGAGCGCGCTGGTGTACACGCTGCTGAACCTCGATGTGGGGGGAGGTGTCGCCTACATCATGGGTGGCGCGATCCTCTTCGGCGGCATCGCGGCCGCCTGCATGGGATTCCTGGTGACCCAACGGATGTTGCGGCCGATCGTCGCGGCATCGCTGACCGCCTCCTCGGCCACGATCGGCCGCATGCCCGGCGTGCTGGCCCGGCTCATCACGATCTGGACCCTGTTCAGCGGGCTGCCGATGTTGGGGATCGCCCTGATCGTGTTGGCCCGCTCCAACGGCTGGTTCGTGCAGAAGACGGCGCCGGTCGAGGCCGCGGTGCTGGTGGTGGCCGTCATCTCGCTGGTCTTCGGTCTGCGGTCCATGGTTCTCGTCGCCCGTTCGGTCTCCGATCCGATCGGCGAAGTCGTGCTGGCCATGAAAGCCGTCGAACGCGGCTGGTCCGGTGTGTCGGTCAAGGTATACGAGTCATCCGAGATCGGCCGACTGCAATACGGATTCAACCGGATGCTGGCCGGCCTGGCCGAGCGGAACCGGTTGCGCGACCTGTTCGGCCGGTACGTCGGAGTAGACGTGGCCCGCCATGCCTTGCAGCAGGGTGGCGCGGTCACCGGCGACGTCCGTGAGGCCGCCGTCCTCTACGTCGACCTGGTCGGTTCGACCGCGCTGGGGGCCTCGCGTCCACCGCAGGAAGTGGCGCAACTGCTCAACGGGTTCTTCAAGATCGTGGTGGAAACCGTCGAGCGTCATCAAGGGTTGATCAACAAGTTCCAGGGCGACGCCGTGTTGGCGGTGTTCGGTGCACCGTTGCAGTTGGACAACCCGGCCTCCTCGGCGCTGGCCACCGCGCGGGCGCTGGTGCCACGGTTGCACGAACTGCCGGATGTGGAATTCGGCGTGGGTATTTCATGCGGCTCGGTGTTCGCGGGCAACCTCGGTGCCGAGAATCGTTATGAATACACGGTGATCGGTGACGCCGTCAACGAAGCCGCGAGGTTGGCCGACCACGCCAAGGATCGCGAGTCGACGGTGCTGTGTTCGGGAAGCGCGCTGGCCCGTGCCGACGCCGATGAAGGTCAACGGTGGGTGGTACGTGGGTCGACGGTGCTGCGTGGCCGTTCGACGGCCACCGTATTCGCCGAACCTGCCACCCCCTAG
- a CDS encoding acyl-CoA dehydrogenase family protein → MDIASDSVSLGLLEDTLRKTMLSASGAELDAALAELGWAEMLSDMSDVALPLVFRLLGETGSHASILNDVLLETIGGLPGGTPPMPYAGGIWVVWERESGEGNPTLGGLPLREVPDGQLLRVSEARRALGWWLVGSARAMLALARRHALDRVQFGKPISSFQAVRHKLAETLVAIEGAEATLSLPGADNVDLNSLLAKAAAGKAALTAAKHCQQVLGGIGFTEEHELHNHVKRVLVLDGLLGSSRELTRKAGAGLRARGTVPRLAQL, encoded by the coding sequence ATGGATATCGCATCTGATTCGGTGTCACTCGGCTTACTCGAAGACACCCTCCGCAAGACCATGCTGTCGGCATCGGGTGCCGAGCTCGACGCCGCGCTGGCCGAACTGGGCTGGGCCGAGATGCTGTCCGACATGTCGGACGTCGCCCTGCCGCTGGTGTTCCGACTGCTGGGCGAAACCGGTTCGCACGCCTCGATTCTCAACGATGTCCTGCTCGAGACCATCGGCGGCCTGCCCGGCGGCACCCCGCCGATGCCCTATGCCGGTGGCATCTGGGTGGTATGGGAACGCGAGAGCGGCGAAGGCAATCCGACCCTCGGTGGGCTCCCCCTGCGGGAGGTACCCGACGGTCAACTGCTCCGGGTATCGGAGGCCCGCCGGGCGCTGGGTTGGTGGCTGGTCGGTTCGGCCCGGGCAATGCTCGCCCTGGCCCGCCGGCACGCGCTGGACCGCGTGCAGTTCGGCAAGCCGATCTCGTCCTTCCAGGCAGTGCGGCACAAGTTGGCCGAGACCCTGGTCGCCATCGAGGGTGCCGAGGCGACGCTGAGCCTGCCCGGCGCGGACAACGTCGACCTGAACTCGCTGCTGGCCAAGGCCGCTGCGGGCAAGGCCGCGCTGACCGCAGCCAAGCACTGCCAGCAGGTGCTCGGCGGTATCGGCTTCACCGAGGAGCACGAGCTGCACAACCATGTGAAGCGGGTCCTGGTGCTGGACGGATTGCTGGGCAGCTCACGGGAACTCACCCGCAAGGCCGGTGCCGGGCTGCGCGCCCGCGGGACCGTGCCGCGGCTGGCCCAGCTGTAG
- a CDS encoding acyl-CoA dehydrogenase family protein, protein MSDLFDTATFRAALQDWLAENDLTPPDDHSLQGHMRQFARVQKALYDGGWSRYGWPEHAGGLGGPAMLRAIVGEEVVGRRLAEPGPYSMLEVLAPTMIDYASPELAAEMVPKLLSGEEQWCQGFSEPGSGSDLASLTTRAVQHPTEDHRYIINGQKVWTSFAQYSHRCILLTRTGDADTPNHQAITAFFVDTDAPGITVRPLHTMHDVDEFCEVYFDNVEVDASRMLGNPGDGWQLAMDLLPYERSTCFWQRIAYLYSRFDALVEAVKRQGQVVDPDLGEVYLALHMLRCRSAATQHRLADGQKLGPDTSIDKVLLASAEQLLYDTARNLLPGVIELEDSEWRTEYLYSRASTIYGGTAEVQRNIIARRLLDLGKE, encoded by the coding sequence ATGAGCGACCTGTTCGACACCGCGACCTTCCGCGCGGCGCTGCAGGATTGGCTCGCCGAGAATGACCTGACGCCGCCCGACGATCATTCACTGCAAGGCCACATGCGGCAGTTCGCCCGGGTGCAGAAGGCGCTGTACGACGGCGGCTGGAGCCGCTACGGCTGGCCCGAGCACGCCGGTGGCCTGGGCGGACCGGCGATGCTGCGCGCGATCGTCGGCGAGGAGGTGGTGGGTCGCAGGCTGGCCGAACCCGGGCCGTATTCGATGCTCGAGGTGCTGGCACCGACGATGATCGACTACGCATCGCCGGAGTTGGCCGCCGAGATGGTGCCGAAACTGCTGTCGGGCGAAGAACAGTGGTGCCAGGGGTTCTCCGAACCTGGCTCGGGTAGTGATCTGGCCTCGCTGACCACCCGCGCTGTGCAGCATCCGACGGAGGATCACCGCTACATCATCAATGGTCAGAAGGTCTGGACCAGCTTCGCGCAGTACTCGCACCGCTGCATCCTGCTGACCCGCACCGGCGATGCGGACACCCCCAACCACCAGGCCATCACGGCATTCTTCGTCGACACCGACGCCCCCGGCATCACGGTGCGGCCGTTGCACACCATGCACGATGTCGACGAGTTCTGCGAGGTGTACTTCGACAATGTCGAGGTCGACGCGAGCCGGATGCTCGGAAACCCGGGCGACGGCTGGCAGCTGGCGATGGATCTGCTGCCCTACGAGCGTTCGACCTGCTTCTGGCAGCGCATCGCCTACCTGTACTCACGGTTCGACGCTTTGGTCGAAGCAGTGAAACGCCAAGGCCAAGTGGTGGATCCGGACCTCGGCGAGGTCTACCTGGCCCTGCACATGCTGCGCTGCCGGTCGGCGGCCACCCAGCACCGGCTGGCTGACGGCCAGAAGCTGGGGCCGGACACCTCGATCGACAAGGTGCTGCTGGCCAGTGCCGAGCAGCTGCTCTACGACACCGCGCGCAACCTGCTCCCCGGCGTCATCGAACTCGAAGACTCCGAATGGCGCACCGAGTACCTGTATTCGCGGGCCTCGACGATCTATGGCGGCACCGCCGAAGTGCAGCGCAACATCATCGCGCGCCGACTGCTCGACCTCGGGAAGGAGTGA
- a CDS encoding nuclear transport factor 2 family protein, translated as MSTSTDSPTRTEDLIEIQQVLAKYAVTITQGDIDGLVSVFTPDGTYSAFGETYTLNRFPVLVDAAPKGLFMTGTALIDLVEGADNATGTQPLCFIEHSKHDMRIGYYRDTYVRTTEGWRLKTRAMTFIRRNGDHDHGRPHAIGRPEAG; from the coding sequence ATGAGCACATCAACTGATTCCCCCACGCGGACCGAGGATCTGATCGAGATCCAACAGGTGCTCGCCAAATACGCGGTGACCATCACCCAGGGCGACATCGACGGTCTTGTCAGTGTTTTCACCCCGGACGGCACCTACAGCGCATTCGGCGAGACGTACACGCTCAATCGCTTCCCGGTGCTCGTCGACGCCGCGCCCAAGGGCCTGTTCATGACCGGCACCGCCCTGATCGACCTGGTCGAGGGCGCGGATAACGCAACCGGCACGCAGCCGCTGTGCTTCATCGAGCACTCCAAGCACGACATGCGCATCGGCTACTACCGCGACACCTATGTGCGGACCACCGAGGGCTGGCGACTGAAGACGCGTGCGATGACCTTCATCCGGCGCAACGGCGATCACGACCATGGCCGGCCGCACGCGATCGGCAGGCCGGAAGCAGGATGA
- a CDS encoding metal-dependent hydrolase family protein has product MLTLKAAGLVDVDAGTIIRPGIVRVEGDRIVGIGGPIPDDAEVIDLGDSILLPGLMDMEVNLLMGGRGENPGLSQVQDDPPTRVLRAVGNARRTLRAGFTTVRNLGLFVKTGGYLLDVALGKAIDAGWIDGPRIVPAGHAITPTGGHLDPTMFAAFMPGVLELTIEEGIANGVDEIRKAVRYQIKHGAQLIKVCVSGGVMSLTGEAGAQHYSDEELRAIVDEAHRRGLRVAAHTHGAEAVKHAVACGIDCIEHGFLMDDEAIQMLVDNDRFLVTTRRLAQAMDVSKAPQVLQDKAAEMFPKAETSIKAAYEAGVKIAVGTDAPAIPHGKNADELVTLVEWGMPPVAVLRAATVVAAELINVTDRGRLAEGLLADIIAVPGNPLEDITVTQHVDFVMKGGKVFRNEHIN; this is encoded by the coding sequence ATGTTGACCCTCAAAGCTGCGGGTCTTGTCGACGTCGATGCCGGGACGATCATTCGTCCCGGCATTGTCCGTGTCGAAGGCGACCGGATTGTCGGCATAGGTGGCCCGATTCCGGATGACGCCGAGGTGATCGATCTCGGCGACTCGATCCTGCTGCCCGGCCTGATGGATATGGAAGTCAACCTGCTGATGGGCGGTCGGGGCGAGAACCCGGGGCTGTCTCAGGTACAGGACGATCCCCCGACCCGGGTGCTGCGTGCGGTCGGTAATGCCCGCCGCACCCTGCGTGCCGGGTTCACCACGGTGCGCAACCTCGGGTTGTTCGTCAAGACCGGTGGCTATCTGCTGGATGTGGCCCTGGGCAAGGCAATCGACGCAGGCTGGATCGATGGACCGAGGATCGTCCCGGCCGGCCACGCGATCACCCCCACCGGCGGGCATCTGGATCCGACGATGTTCGCGGCATTCATGCCGGGCGTGCTGGAGCTGACGATCGAGGAGGGCATCGCCAACGGGGTCGATGAGATCCGCAAGGCGGTGCGCTACCAGATCAAGCACGGCGCCCAGCTGATCAAGGTGTGTGTGTCCGGCGGAGTCATGTCCCTCACCGGAGAGGCTGGCGCACAGCACTATTCGGACGAAGAGCTGCGGGCCATCGTCGATGAGGCGCATCGCCGTGGGCTGCGGGTCGCTGCTCACACGCACGGCGCCGAAGCCGTCAAGCATGCCGTGGCCTGCGGTATCGACTGCATCGAACACGGCTTCCTGATGGATGACGAGGCGATCCAGATGCTGGTCGACAACGACCGGTTCCTGGTCACCACCCGCCGACTGGCCCAGGCCATGGACGTGTCGAAGGCACCGCAGGTGTTGCAGGACAAGGCTGCCGAAATGTTCCCGAAGGCCGAGACCTCGATCAAGGCGGCGTACGAGGCCGGGGTGAAGATCGCGGTCGGCACCGATGCGCCCGCCATCCCCCACGGCAAGAACGCCGATGAGCTCGTCACCCTGGTGGAGTGGGGTATGCCCCCGGTCGCTGTGTTGCGCGCCGCGACCGTGGTGGCCGCCGAATTGATCAACGTCACCGACCGGGGCCGGCTCGCCGAAGGTCTACTGGCCGACATCATCGCGGTGCCGGGCAACCCACTTGAAGACATCACCGTTACACAACATGTGGATTTTGTAATGAAAGGCGGTAAGGTCTTCCGCAATGAGCACATCAACTGA